The Salminus brasiliensis chromosome 3, fSalBra1.hap2, whole genome shotgun sequence genome contains a region encoding:
- the twist1a gene encoding twist-related protein 1a gives MFDEEAAAREESSSPGSPVDSLGNSEEEADARQPKRGGARKRRASARSGGSPAGPGKRGKRSGGSASGAASGGGSSGGGDGSSPQSFEELQTQRVMANVRERQRTQSLNEAFASLRKIIPTLPSDKLSKIQTLKLAARYIDFLCQVLQSDELDSKVASCSYVAHERLSYAFSVWRMEGAWSMSTSH, from the coding sequence ATGTTCGACGAAGAGGCGGCAGCTCGCGAGGAGTCCAGTTCTCCAGGGTCGCCTGTGGACAGCCTGGGCAACAGTGAGGAGGAAGCTGACGCGAGGCAGCCGAAGCGAGGGGGAGCACGAAAAAGGCGCGCGAGCGCGAGGAGCGGCGGCAGTCCGGCGGGGCCGGGCAAGAGGGGCAAGCGTAGCGGAGGCAGCGCGAGCGGCGCGGCCAGCGGAGGGGGCAGCAGCGGAGGAGGTGACGGCAGCAGCCCGCAGTCTTTCGAGGAGCTCCAGACGCAGCGCGTGATGGCGAACGTACGCGAGCGGCAGCGCACGCAGTCGCTGAACGAGGCGTTCGCGTCACTGCGCAAGATCATCCCCACCCTGCCCTCAGACAAGCTCAGCAAGATCCAGACCCTCAAGCTCGCCGCGCGCTACATCGACTTCCTGTGCCAGGTGCTGCAGAGCGACGAGCTCGACTCCAAGGTGGCCAGCTGCAGCTACGTGGCGCACGAGCGCCTCAGCTACGCCTTCTCCGTGTGGCGCATGGAGGGCGCGTGGTCCATGTCAACATCGCACTAG